The region ATCATGTACCAGGGAGGTACTTACAAACATTATCATTTGCCAATCTATATTGTTCAAAATGTCACTCCTTTCGTCTTTACAGGTTATTACGAAATGGGGTTGTCTAAGAACGCAATGTCATATTATTTGCTTGTAGCAGAGCCTCTTTCCTTTCCCTCGTCAGTGAAAACTATATTCATTATATATATACTGACATCAAACCCTATTCCAAATTATATTTTCTTTTCACTTTCATCAAATTTTCATATTTATGTTGTAAGTTGAATGATATGAGAACGTGTTCGAAAAAACTTACTCAAATAAAACCGTTCTTCAGGCTGAAATATGGAGGTTACAAATAATGAAAAAGGCAATTATAGCAGTAATTGTATTAGCAATGTTTGGATGGGCTGTATATGATTTCGCAATCTCAACTAATGAAACTGCTAACGAATTGAATAATAGTTCAACTAAAACTACTCCACCATCTTCTCAAAACGGCGGGCTAAAAATGACAGACGAGGTAGGTCTTTCGCCAGGTAACATTGCCCCTGATTTTAAATTGAAAAACATGAAAGGGAAAGCGGTGCGTTTATCAGATTTCAGAGGAGAGCCTGTTATTGTCAATTTTTGGGCTACATGGTGCCCGCCGTGCAGGGCAGAAATTCCGGATTTAAGAAAGCTCTACAAAAATAAGAATGTGGAGATTTTGGCGGTTAATTTAACGTCAACTGAACAAAGT is a window of Virgibacillus ihumii DNA encoding:
- a CDS encoding peroxiredoxin family protein is translated as MKKAIIAVIVLAMFGWAVYDFAISTNETANELNNSSTKTTPPSSQNGGLKMTDEVGLSPGNIAPDFKLKNMKGKAVRLSDFRGEPVIVNFWATWCPPCRAEIPDLRKLYKNKNVEILAVNLTSTEQSIGDVKKFVQNYKMSFPVLKDTESKVAEQYNVRAYPTSYMIDASGHITYMHLGAMNYDLMIQQLAKMN